CCCGACTTGACGGCTTTAGATTGCCAAATTTCCTCTGCAATTTCCAGAAAATCCTTCGACGCGTTTGGCTCTAACTCAAAGGACTGAATGAGCGCACGATCTTTTACATCGAAAGAGTCCGGTGCGATGCTCATCGCCACATCACCCGCACTCACAATCGAGGTGAAGGACTCTCCTAAGTAGGGACGAATCAAATACAGCATGTCGTCTTTGACTTGAGCCACATAAAACGCGATCCCATGTAAGTTGACGGCATCATCTCCCATAAAGGAAAAGTCACAGTTCTCTATAATCGGCCCCTTACGAGCATATGCATAATTAAACCCATCAGCGGAAATAGAGAGCAAGCGCGGCACCTCGGCTCCCTCAGGCATGGGGCCGCGTTCGATTGTGTATGAGAAATAATTATCTCCATCCATGAAGCGTGAAATCACACCAATCGAAGGCAGGCTCCACATGGTCACTTCCTTCAGAGTGATATTCTCCCCTCTCTCAATACGAATACCACGTGAGTTTCTAAAATCGAGAACGATGTAATCGCCAACATTCAGAGTCTTCAACGTTGCCATCTTTCCGCTAGAGAATTGCAAGCGTCCCTCTCTAGGATTGATCGCTTCTGCTTTTTGCGCATACATAACGGGTGTGTCTTTTTTCCAATTCAGCGTCTCTGGTGAAAATGCAAACGCTCGGCCACTCAAATAATGCGGCGCCAGATCCGGATAACCGTCATGAACTTTAAAGGTAACAACGCCACTCTTACGATCCAAGGTCTCAATAGTGCCTTGAGTAAAACCAAGTGGATTTGAATCCAAGGTTAGGGACTCTAGCGTCAATCCATCGCAATCAGTCGCGAGAATACCACAATCCCGGAGATTGGTAAAAACGAGTGTCGTGTCGTCGCCCCGAATCGTAAAGTCCTTGAACCCCTCCAAGCGCAGGACCTGATCGAGCGAGTGCTCGCCTGTGGGAAGCAGCACCTCGCGCTCTCCACGGGCAACCGCACTATTGATCGTTTGTTGAATATCTATCGCGCTAGATGTGAGCATACAGGTAAAGAAAGTCGTGAGGCAGCAAACGAAGGCTTTAAGACAGACAGAGCGTCCGAACGCCTTCAAAGATAAGCGAGACATCGTTCCGATTTGTTGGAGGGATAATTGCATATTAAAAGTCGTATTCATTATATTTGAGCAGGGATATGAGAGCCAAAACTAAATTGTGTCGAAGGGATCAAATTGCCTGCGGCCGCATGTGCACGATCCATTTCGTGACGAATATCTGCGCCTGCAATCGATTGAAGCGTGTCTTTATTTTTCCAGGCAAGCGCCGCTGCAGTACCCGCAGCCTCACCTAAGCCCATACAGGTCGGCATCACCCGAAAGCTGCCCGCGGCCTCATGGGTGGCACTAATGCAACGCCCCGCCGCCGCGACATTCTCCAAATCTACTGGCAGCTGACATTCCCAGGGAATACCATAAATACTGCCATTATCTTCATACTGTGTCCCAGTGCCTTCAGTGGAATGAACATCGATCGGATAGGCACAAAGCATGACACTACTTTCAGGGATACGCGCCGAGCGCACATCATCTTCAGTTAAAGTATAGCGTCCGACAATCCGGCGTGACTCACGCACCCCAACTTGCGGTCCGGTTTGATAGAGATAGACATTTTCAAAACCAGGAATGTATTTACGGAAGAAGGCGACCAGCTCTTGGGCTTGACGCCGGCCTTCCACTTCAGCGCGAGTCGTTTCCATCGCATTACACGAGCTCAGCCCACTAATACGTGTACCATTCACTGTAATGCGCGACGGATCGTGCGGCATTGACCAAAACAGCGCGACATTCTCACGTGGGATCGACCACTCCCCTGCGCTGCGAGCGAGCGAAACCTGCGCGGCATATTGATCCCCTTCCGCCACGTAGCGACCTTCAATCAAACGCCGTCCCGATGCCGCCCATGCCTGTGGATCAAAACCACCCATTTGCACCACCATAGTCATCGGCTGAGTCGCGCCACTGGATTGATTACCATGGAAAAGGCCCGCCCCCGCCATGGCCGATGGGTCTGCATCGCCAGTCGCATCAATCAAATAACGACAGCGAATGCGCACACGGGAACCTTTACTTAAAAATTCAGCTACCCACAGATCTTTCTCTCGATAGACATTCGATAAAATCGAGTGATACAGCAGCTTGCCCCCTGCCTTGAGAATCGCCTGCTCCATCCCAAGCTTACAGACCTCCGGCTCATAATAGTCTGCTTGTGTGTGGGCATCATAGTAGTGCGACTTCATATCAATCAGTTGCTGCCTAAATGAACGGTAGACAGGTGAGGAAAGGTCCACATCGACGCCTAAATGATTTAAGTAGCAACTCAGCCCAGCGGCCGTCCCCATGCCTCCCAGAAAACCATGCCGATCGGCGACAATGGTCTCACAACCACCACGTAGAGCAGCACTTGCAGCTCCAAAACCAGCAGGCCCACCACCGACGACGAGACAAGGGATCTCTAACTCCAAAACGGATAAATTCATACAGAGAATTGAGGCCCCTCCACATATTCGAGACAAGGGCATAGCCTAGCCACAGGAGAAGTGTGTTTCGCATTTGGAACAGGCGGCAAGGATGGAATTGCCTTTTCTCGCACACAAAGCTGCAATCACACGATGCCCCCAATAGTTCGCAAGCAAACCCCACTCACCCAAGGAATCGCAGCCGTGCGACTCATGGTCGACGCAGGCCACTCCCTCGGCGTCACCAACATAGCCAAGGCCCTGGAAATGCCCAAGTCTTCCGTCCATCGCTTACTCCAGTCGCTATGCGAGATCGGCTTTGTACAACAACTACCAACAGGTAACTACACACTCTCTCCAGACATATTTGAATTCGTGCATGAAATTGCCCTTCACTACGGTAAAAACCTAAAACTAGACGCACATATCCGTAAAGCGGCCAGTCAGCATAACTGTAGCGTCTACATCAGCATGCTAGGTAAACGTGACACATATACGATCTGCGCCGCTGGTGAAGAAGGTAACACCACGCGTCTAGGCCTGCATACTCCAGCCTACTCTTCTTCCGTCGGGAAAGTCCTCATTTCCTACATGGATCCAAGCCAATGGCTCAATTACGCACCACAGGTCGATCAGCCTGAGCAGTCACTCCAGCCAGCTCAAACAACGCCCTATACTATCTTAGACCCCAATGTATTTCTGACGGAACTCAAGCAAGTCAGCGAGCAACGCGTCGCCTGGAATATTCGAGAATCGGATAGCGACTATGCATCCATAGCCATGGCACTAAGAGAACCCTTCATACAACTACCACGACTGGCCGTCGCTCTCGTATTTCCCTACGAGGATTTCAAGAACCGCGACCGCAAAGAACTCGCCGCTCAACTCGCCAAGATCGTCAAAGAAATGGAATGTGAGCTAGGTTCACGCTAAGTCCGCTTTAAGCGCAAAAAAGCGGCCACCCAAAAAGGGTGGCCGCTGTGTTTTAAAGCCTTCGCTTTAGATCAGTTCAGATCGAGCTTAGAGAGCTTCTGGACCAGTCTCGTCGGTGCGGATACGTGTCGCGCTTTCGACGGGAATGATGAAGACCTTACCATCGCCGATCTTGCCAGTCTTGGCGGCTTTGACGATCGCTTCGGTCGTCTTTTCCGCGTCGGCATCGTCAACAACGATTTCGATCATTACCTTAGGCAAGAAATCAACTGTGTATTCACTGCCACGGTAGATTTCGGTGTGGCCTTTCTGGCGACCGAAACCTTTGACTTCCGTGACGGTCATACCTTCGATGCCGATGTCTGCGAGAGCTTCTTTGACCTCTTCAAGTTTGAAGGGCTTGATGACTGCTTTTACCAATTTCATAGTATTATGTAATCTGTGGTTATTTTTGTTAATTGGCTAGGCGAAACTTAGCGTGAGCTGTTTGCGAAGTCAGGATAGGCTTCTTGACCATGCTCACCGATGTCAAGACCTTCGGCCTCTTCTTCAGGTGATACACGGACACCGATAGTGACCTTCAAGAGACCGAAGACGATCATCGAGAAGATGAAGGCGAATGCGCCAACGGAGAGTGTGCCGATCAATTGGATTCCGAAACCGGCAGCGTCACTGAAGAGAGCCACTGCAAGTGTGCCGAAGATACCACATACACCGTGAACGGAGATGGCACCGACAGGATCGTCGATCTTGATCTTGTCGAAGAAGATGATCGAGAAGACAACCAGGATACCAGCGATGAGACCTGTGATGATGGCCCAGAATGGCATGATGGAGTCCGCACCCGCTGTGATACCAACAAGGCCAGCTAGGATACCATTGAGACCCATGGAAAGGTCAGGCTTCTTGAGGAATACCCATGAAGTGAAGATCGCACCGAGGCCACCACCAGCGGCGGCAAGCGCAGTTGTGCAGAATACAAGCGATACCAAGTAAGGGTCGGCATTGAGAACCGAACCACCGTTGAATCCGAACCAACCGAGGAAGAGAAGGAAAACACCGATCGTAGCGAGTGGCATGCTGTGACCGAGGATCGGCTTGATGCGACCGTCGACATATTTACCAGCACGTGGTCCGAGGATCAGCGCACAAGCGAGAGCGGCGAAGCCACCGAAACCGTGAACGAGGGAGGAACCTGCAAAGTCGTAGAAACCACGAGCAGACAACCAACCTCCACCCCACTGCCATGAGCCAGTGATGGGGTAAGCGAAAGTCACAAGCAGTGTTGCGAAGATCATGAAAGAAGAAAGCTTAACGCGCTCAGCAACTGCACCCGAAACGATAGTCGCCGCTGTTGCAGCGAACATGGCTTGGAAGATGAAGTCAGTATACCAAGTGTAGTCTGCATACTCGGAAGTCATTAGATCAACCGAAGCAGTGACGTCGAACCATGAACCCATGGCAAACACACCCGCGGAGCCTTCTGCGAACCCAGGATACATCGCATTGAAGCCCCAGAGTGCATAAGAAATAAGACCCATGCTGATGATGAAGACATTCTTAAAGAGAATGTTGACGGTGTTCTTGGATTGGCCGAGTCCCGACTCAACCGTAGCGAAGCCAAGGTGCATGATAAACACCAGAGCGGCAGAGATCAGCAGCCAAAGGTTACTGATCGTAAAGAAGGCGGCACCGGGAGTTTCCATGAAGGCCGCATAGGCCTCGTCAAATGGAATCGCGTCAGCGACAGCTTCGACAGCTTCAGCTGCTTCTGCAACCGGCATGTCCTGTGCGCCGAGCGAGCCGGCCATCAGAAACGCCGAGCTGCCGAGCAACAGAGCGAGAAGGTATTTCTTAATCTTCATTATATGTATTATTTAGTCAGGTTGATTGCTTTGTTCAGGAATTGAAATCGAGATACCCTAAATGGGGAGCATCCCGAGCAGATCGCGGAATCGCGAACAACCAACTTATAGCACTCGACATGCCAAGTTGAAATATGCCTCAATTAATTCATCAAAAAGCAACAAAGAGCAGCCAAAAGTCACCACATATAACTAAATATCATATACTTACGCCCGCTGATAAATATTATCTAAAAATAAAAAAAGGACGCACAAATGCGTCCTTTATAAAAAAAAATTAGTCAAATATTGATCATCCAGGAGGCCAAGCCATCTGCCGACCGCCCAACACATGCAAGTGAAGGTGAGGTACGGTCTCTCCACCATCTTTTCCATTGTTTATAACGATCCGAAAACCACCCGACAAATTCAACTTTTCAGCGACGGATGCAGCCGTCAGCATCAGATGGCCCAAAACCGCCTGATGCTCCTCGCGAGCTTTTGCGATACAGGGCACGACTTGCTTCGGCACGACTAAAAAATGCGTCGGCGCCTGGGGATCGATATCGTGAATGGCAATACACAGATCATCCTCGTGCTCAATTTTAGCAGGAATCTCGCGATCAATAATTCGTTCAAATAGAGTCTTCATATGATTAGGGATTCTCTTTGGTATAAATAGTCACAAACTCGGCCATCAATTCACGCAGCGTCGCTTTAATCGTATCGACTTCGTTCACATCGGAGCGCGCCGTACGACGCAGTTCAAAAGTTGTCGCAACGGTCTTATCCTTATTGCGGTCAATCGTCACATGATCACGCACCTGTAAGATAAGCTCAAACTGCCCGGTAGAGACACGACTGGAGGTATCAATCGACAACACAATCAAAGGCACATTCAGCTCTGGCTTATTCACAATGAAATTGCGCAACTCAATGTTCCCACGACGCAATTGGAGCTCCATAATATCACTCAAATCCAAGCGCTCAGTCGCGGTCACCTCAGTGGCAAAGGAGGTATCAATATTCATATAAAGAAAATTGATGCCCCTTAAGTGAGTGGAATTCTCTACGGCAGACAGAGGCGATTGTAAGCAAACGAGAAGGGGAAGTAAGCAGAATAAGTAACGCATAAAAAACGAATAAACACGACAATGGGCAATGTAAAGCATGCGACAACGCAGGCGCAACAAAGTTCCTGCTAACCTAACGCGGCCTAAAGCACAACCACTTGCAAACGCGACCCACGCGTCGCCCAAGCACAGACCAGCTCATCGATCCAATCTCGCACCCGCTGATACTGCGCCTCGCGCTGCTTAGTCCAATACTTGCCAACGGGGCAAACCGCCTCGCGTAAACCAGTCACCAGCAACAACCCTTCGCGACGCCCCGCTAGTTTTTTCATTTCCACGACGATCGCCTGCCGTATCCACAGCGGGCTAAAATCCTCCAAACGCGGCACATGCCAATGAGCAAAAGCAAAATCGGCTCGGTGCCCGGAGACCCCGAAATGAAGTTTCGCTAATTTATCAACATAATCTCCCAGCGGCACACGTTCGAGATCTTCAGGGTGCTCTTTATACGCAAACTCTAAGGCACGACGCGCATGCTCCGCCCGCTCAGGGTCCGACACACGCCCGAGCAATTCGTTGAGCGTCCGAAGCTGCTCGACTGCAATCAGCTTGGCTTTAGGCATTATCTGTCGAAGCTTTCAGCTCATTGATTTCCTGCGCCAACTCGGCCAAATCCCTAAAATCTTTATAAACGGACGCATAACGAACGTAAGCAATTTGATCCAAATGCTTCAAACGCAGCATAATCTGCTCACCGATAGCGTGAGCCGGGATTTCATGGTCAAATTCTTTCTCCAAAGACGCCAACACATCGGCAATCAACATCTCGATCTGCATCACATCAATGGGCCGTTTTTCTACCGCTTTTTTGAGTCCACCCAACACCTTAACGCGGTCAAAGTCCTCGCGGCGCCCATCACGCTTGACCACTTGCAAATCGGCACGCAGCACCTCTTCAATCGTCGTAAAGCGATACCCACAGTCGAGACACTCACGACGGCGACGAATCGAAGTCTCGTTTTTTCCAGTTCGAGTATCGAGCACTTTTGTCTCAATAGAGGCGCATTTTGGGCAACGCATGATTAGCAATATGAATTCAAAAATCAGCAGAGAGAAGGTCTACTAACAATAATAAGAAAAAGACTACTATATGTAGCCTACTACATTTGCAATCCCTATATTTAGTAGCTAGGCTACAGCTTAAGAAAGTTCTCAAGCATCTTCATCCCCTGCTCCGTGGCGAGCGACTCGGGGTGAAACTGGACCCCCCATACGGGGAGATCTTTGTGAGCCAAGCCCATGATTTCGCCCGCCTCTGTTTCAGCCGTCACCTCCAGGCAATCGGGCAAGCTTTCACGCTCGACCAGCAGCGAATGGTAACGGGTGGCCACCATCGGATTGGGCAACCCCTGGAAAATATCCGTATCGCGGTGCGTGACGGGACTGGTCTTACCATGCATCAAGCGCTCCGCGCGCACCACCTTGCCACCGAAGTGCTGGCCGATACTCTGATGCCCCAGGCAAACCCCGAGCAAAGGCTTCTTGCCCGCAAATGCCTCAATCATCGCCAAGCTAACGCCTGCCTCGTTGGGCGAACAGGGACCGGGCGAGATCATGACACGGTCAGGATTCAGCGCGAGCGCCTCCTCCACCGTGATCGCATTGTTGCGAAAAACCTGCTGCTCCTCACCCAGCTGGCCAAAATATTGCACCAAATTATAGGTAAAAGAGTCAAAATTATCGATTACGAGAAGCATGCCGAAAATCAGAAGCGTGTTCGCCCCGAACTGCAAGCTCACAAGCAAATTGAAATCGAAGCAATTTTGCAGCTACTTGGTCATTTCCGCACGAGCGTTTTCATAGGCACTCAGCGCGCACTGCGAGCAAGCGGTCCGAACGTCGGCGAAGAAGTCGTTGCCCTTGTCATCGACGAGAATGTAGGCCGGAAAGTCCTCCACTTCGATCTTCCAAATGGCTTCCATGCCGAGTTCTGGATATTCCAACACTTCGACATTCTTGATATTGTGCTCCGCCAGCAAGGCAGCGGGCCCACCGATGGAGCCGAGGTAGAAACCGCCAAACTCTTTACACGCATCCGTGACCTGCTGCGAGCGATTGCCCTTGGCCAGCATGATCATGGAGCCGCCCTCCTTTTGGAAGGGATACACGTAGCTATCCATCCGTCCTGCGGTCGTAGGACCGAAGGAGCCGGAAGGCTTGCCAGCGGGCGTCTTGGCGGGCCCCGCATAATAAACGGGGTGGTTCTTCAAATACTCGGGCATGCCCTCGCCCTTATCCAAGCGCTCCTGAATCTTGGCGTGCGCGATGTCGCGGCCCACGATGATGGTGCCACTCAGCGAGAGCGGCGTGGCGACCGGATATTTGGTCAGCTCCGCCAGGATGTCTTTCATCGGACGATTCAGGTCGATGGCGACCGGGTCTTTTGGCTTCGCGATCTCGCCGTCGGCAGGAATGAAACGAGCGGGGTTTTCTTCTAATTGCTCCAGCCACAGGCCATCTTTATCGATGCGCGCCTTGGCATTTCGGTCGGCCGAGCAAGAAACGCCCAAGGCAACCGGACAGGAAGCACCGTGGCGTGGCAGACGAATCACCCGCACGTCCAGAGCAAAGTATTTACCACCAAACTGTGCACCGTAGCCCATTTTGCGGGTGTATTCCAGCAGCTTGGCTTCGAGTTCTGTATCGCGGAAGGCTTGACCGTATTCGTTGCCCTCAGTGGGCAGCTCATCGTAATACTTGGTCGACGCCAGCTTTACCGTCTTCAGGCAAGTCTCAGCCGAAGTGCCTCCAATCACAAATGCGATGTGATACGGTGGGCAGGCAGAGGTGCCCAAGGTGCCCATTTTCTCAATGCAGAATTTTTCCAAATTGGCAGGATTGAGCAGCGCCTTGGTTTCCTGATAGAAAAAGGTCTTGTTGGCGGAGCCTCCACCCTTGGCGACAAAAAGAAAGTCGTAACTGTCGCCATCCGTTGCCAGCAGGTCGATCTGAGCCGGCAAATTACAGCCCGTATTCTTTTCCTCATACATGGAAAGCGGCGCCATCTGCGAATAGCGCAGGTTCTCCTGGGTGTAGGTATTATAGACGCCCTGCGAAAGCGCTGCTTCGTCACCGCCGCCGGTCCAAACGCGCTGGCCCTTCTTACCCAAAATGATAGCGGTGCCGGTATCCTGACAGAAAGGTAGCACGCCGTGCGCAGACACCTCGGCGTTACGCAACATGGTGAGCGCAATGGTGCGGTCGTTTTCTGTGGCTTCTGGGTCATCGAGAATGGCCGCCACCTTCTCCAAGTGCTCCGTGCGCAACTTGAAGGAGATATCCTTCATCGCAGCTTCTGCGATGTAAGTCAGCGCCTTGGGATCGACCTTCAGCATTGATTCCCCAGCGAAATCAACCGTTTCGACAAACTCGTTGGTCAGTAGACGATACTGCGTCTTATCTTTTCCAAGTGGAAATTGCTTTTGGTAATGAAACTCAGGTGCGGGCTTAGCCATAGTTATACTTTCTAATTTAGTTCAACTTTAGAATTAGTAGCGCTACTCAAAGGATTGGCAAGTGCGAACCCTCTAAAAAATCGTATAGCACATGCAGCCTTCCTGCCCAGAAAATTTACGCCAATCGCAACTCTAGCTTTTGCTTTAAGTGGCGCCACTCTGGAAGCAGTGCAGCCAGCAATTGATAAAAATCGGCACTGTGATCATGATGCTTCAAGTGACAGAGCTCATGGATCATAACGTAGTCGATGCACTCTTTCGACGCTTTGACCAATTCGACATTCAGGGTCAGCGTGCCGTTTTCAGATAAACTACCCCAGCGCTTCTCCATGCGCTGAATGACAATGCTTGGTTTGTGATACCCATAACGCGCGATCTTAGGCCAACAGCGTTCTAAGCTCTGCGCAAATTGCTCGGCCGCTTTTTGTGCATACCATTGCTCCATTAAACGCTTGGTCATATGCGGCGCCACTTTTTGCCAACAGCTCACCTCAAAGACTCCATGCTTTAAACGCACTTTGTTTGCATCTCCAACACTGACCTTGAGCTGATATTGCTTACCGAGATACAAATGCGTTTCACCGCTGATGTAGTGGCGCTGCGGCGTGCGGGGATTGAATTGCTTGAAATAATCTTGTTGATTCACGATCCAACGCGCGCGCTTGCGTAACTTAGCTTCAATCGCACCAACATCGGTGCCTGCGGGGGCTTTCACCACCACGGAAGCATCGGGATGCACCGCAATCTCCAAGGTTTTGCGATCTACGGTTGAACAGGTGTAATCAATCACCCGTTGACCATAGAGGATGCTCCCCTCCATCATTTCTGCTGTAGATTGCATCGGTTTAGCCTCGGGAACGTGCCACTTGCATAACTTTTTCGATCATGGCATCCATTTGATCCAACGACAGTTCCAGGCCTCGCTTCGCTCTGAGTTCATCGAAGCAGTAATCATCAATCGCATCGATCACCGCCTTCTGCGCATCACTGTCGTCCCAAAAGTTCACCTTAAAGTGCTGCTGTAAAATAGCATCCACCGCCAACGCGGTATCCGCCGCAATGCTTTCTAATGCCTCGGCTGCCATCGCGTGCTCGACAAAGAAAGGCTTCACCACCCCAAAGTAAGCCTGCGCGTCTTCGTTGCCCTTCAATACCGACGGCACATCGTCATGCACCTTGCCGACGACTTTATTGCGAATGTCCACCACGCGATTCAGGTACTCCAAATCCGACAAACGCTTCGCCCGAAAGTCTTCGATGGCGCGCTGGATCAAAATAGAAAATTTCTCATAGAAGGCCGGATCTTCATCCATCTTCTCCGTGATCACCTTCTTAGTGGCATGCGCGATGGTGTCGGCCTTGGCCGCGGTGCGTGGCTGCTTGCCGTAAACACCTTGCTCTTCTTTAACCTCGTTAAAGGTTTCGTCGTCAAAGATGTTCACCGGCTCGTTGAGCTGAATCACTTCGTTCGCCTGAATATGGGTATCCAGCAGCTTCTTGATCTTCGGCTCGTAGTCGCGGTAATCGATGGCTTCGGCGTAGCGCAACTTGACCGAGGCTTTCAACTTTTGAAATTGCTTCAGGTCCTGCTTATAGCGCGCCAGCAGCGCTTCATCGGTTTCGAACAGAAACTTCTCCGAGGACAGCGCGATCGAGAAGGTCTTGGCGTATTCGGACAATCGGGTATAAAACTCGTCGCGGATCGACTCGTCGGCCAGCAACTGCTCGTAAGCTTCCGAGTCATTGGAGTGCTTCACCGTTTTGAACAATGCCCACAGATCCGAGTAGCGTTGCGGCAACTTGGCCACTTCCGCGTGAATCGACAATAAGGTGCCTTCGATATCCGCCTCATCGAAGCCTTCAAAGGCGCTATACATCGTCAGCGCTTCGTCCAACTCTCCTAGCACGTTGGCGTAGTCGACGATATAGCCAAATGGCTTATCTTCGTATAATCGATTCACCCGCGCGATGGCTTGCAGCAGCGTATGCTCACGCAGTACGCGGCAGAGATACAGGACGGTGTTGCGCGGCGCATCAAAGCCAGTCAGCAGCTTATCCACCACAATCAGGATTTCCGGCTCCTGACCGTGTTTGAACTGATTGATCAACTGCTTGGTGTATTCCTCCTCGCTGCCATAGCGCGCCATCATCTTTTTCCAGAAGCGCACCACCTCGTCGCTCGGCTCGTCATCGGTCTCTTCGTAGCCCTCGCGGCTATCAGGGGGCGAAATCACCACTTCGGCCCGCACCATCCCAATGTCGTCGAGATATTCCTGATATTTCAACGCCGAGACTTTGTTGGGCGCGACCAACTGCGCCTTAAATCCTGTCCCTTGCCAGGTCTCGCGGTAGTGCTCGCTGATATCAAAGGCCTGCATGTAGATCACTTGATCCGACTTACTCAGCATTTCCGCGCGCGCATATTTTCGTTTCAAGTCGGCTTGCTGCTCTTTGGTCAACCCTTGGGTGTGACGCTCAAACCAGAGATCAACCGCCGCCTGATTCTGCGTCATCTCGACATAGCGCCCTTCATAGAGTAGCGGCACCACAGCCCCATCTTCCACTGCCTGCGAAATCGAATAATGCGGGTCAATCAAATCACCAAACTTGGCGAAATTGTTTTTCTCTTTCTTAAGCAAGGGCGTGCCGGTAAAGCCGAGGTAGCAGGCACGCGGAAACATCTGCCGCATCCGTGCCGAGAACGAGCCAAACTGGGTGCGATGACTTTCATCCACCAATACAAAGATGTTCGGCGAGTCGTCGCTGTATTTGCTGCCCACCTTGTCGAACTTATGGATCAGCGTGGTGATGATGCCCGACTGCTTTTCCGCCACCAATTCCAACAAGTTACGCCCTGAAGTCGCACGGCAGGCTTCCAAGCCACAGGCGGCAAAGGTGTTGCTCAACTGTTTGTCCAAATCATCACGATCCGTCACCAGCACGATGCGGGGATTCAATACTTCCGGATCGAGTGCTAGATTACGCGCCAGCAGCACCATCGTCAACGACTTGCCGGAACCTTGCGTGTGCCAGATCACGCCGCCACGACGCGCGCCCTCAGTATCGTAATTCCGAATACGCTGCAGTGTGGATTGAATGACAAAATATTGCTGATAACGGGCGATCTTTTTGATCCCGCCATCGAATACCGTATATTTCCAAGCCAGCTCTAACAAACGCTGCGGACGACACAGCGCAAACAGCGACTTATCCTGCTCCGTGGCAAGGCGTTCGCCTTGAGTGCTGAGTGCTGAATGATCAGGGCTGAGTGACTGAAAATTCACTGCTTGAGACAACGACTGCTCGACCAGCGTTTCCAACTCGGTCAGTGCGGCCCCGCTCTGATCCAAGGCAGGCTCTTTCCAGACGCCCCAGAACTTCAGCGCCGTGCCAGTAGTCGCATACAAGGCCTGATTTTTATTCACCGACAGTAGCAATTGCGTATAGGTAAACAGCTTCGGGATATAATCCTCGTTTTGATTGCGAACTGATTGCTCCGCCCCGAGCTTCACTTCGATCCCCGGAGCCTTGCACTCGATCACGGCAAAAGGAATACCGTTCACAAACAGCACGATGTCTGGCCGCGCGGTCTCATTGCTACGTGTGCGCTCGACCGCGTATTCCACTGTGACATGAAAACTGTTTCGTTCCCAATTGCGCCAATCGATGTAATTCAGATTAAAGCTTTTAACGTCGCCCTCGATCGATTGCTCCAAAGCCGTTCCGAGAGTGATGAGATCGTAAATCGCCTCATTCGTTTTCAACAAACCATCGTATTTGACGTGCTTGATCCGCTCGATTCCCGATTGCACGTTTTCCTCGCTAAAGAGATACTCCCCGCCTTTGTAGCGGATACGATTAATCGTTTTGAGCTGCTCACGTAGCACATTCTCCAACAGCACGTTTGAGCGCCGCCCGCCACGTTCCCGCAAAGCCGCCTCCGGCGAAAGATAAGT
The nucleotide sequence above comes from Coraliomargarita algicola. Encoded proteins:
- the nrdR gene encoding transcriptional regulator NrdR, with translation MRCPKCASIETKVLDTRTGKNETSIRRRRECLDCGYRFTTIEEVLRADLQVVKRDGRREDFDRVKVLGGLKKAVEKRPIDVMQIEMLIADVLASLEKEFDHEIPAHAIGEQIMLRLKHLDQIAYVRYASVYKDFRDLAELAQEINELKASTDNA
- a CDS encoding aminodeoxychorismate/anthranilate synthase component II — encoded protein: MLLVIDNFDSFTYNLVQYFGQLGEEQQVFRNNAITVEEALALNPDRVMISPGPCSPNEAGVSLAMIEAFAGKKPLLGVCLGHQSIGQHFGGKVVRAERLMHGKTSPVTHRDTDIFQGLPNPMVATRYHSLLVERESLPDCLEVTAETEAGEIMGLAHKDLPVWGVQFHPESLATEQGMKMLENFLKL
- a CDS encoding fumarate hydratase yields the protein MAKPAPEFHYQKQFPLGKDKTQYRLLTNEFVETVDFAGESMLKVDPKALTYIAEAAMKDISFKLRTEHLEKVAAILDDPEATENDRTIALTMLRNAEVSAHGVLPFCQDTGTAIILGKKGQRVWTGGGDEAALSQGVYNTYTQENLRYSQMAPLSMYEEKNTGCNLPAQIDLLATDGDSYDFLFVAKGGGSANKTFFYQETKALLNPANLEKFCIEKMGTLGTSACPPYHIAFVIGGTSAETCLKTVKLASTKYYDELPTEGNEYGQAFRDTELEAKLLEYTRKMGYGAQFGGKYFALDVRVIRLPRHGASCPVALGVSCSADRNAKARIDKDGLWLEQLEENPARFIPADGEIAKPKDPVAIDLNRPMKDILAELTKYPVATPLSLSGTIIVGRDIAHAKIQERLDKGEGMPEYLKNHPVYYAGPAKTPAGKPSGSFGPTTAGRMDSYVYPFQKEGGSMIMLAKGNRSQQVTDACKEFGGFYLGSIGGPAALLAEHNIKNVEVLEYPELGMEAIWKIEVEDFPAYILVDDKGNDFFADVRTACSQCALSAYENARAEMTK
- a CDS encoding SprT family zinc-dependent metalloprotease; the encoded protein is MQSTAEMMEGSILYGQRVIDYTCSTVDRKTLEIAVHPDASVVVKAPAGTDVGAIEAKLRKRARWIVNQQDYFKQFNPRTPQRHYISGETHLYLGKQYQLKVSVGDANKVRLKHGVFEVSCWQKVAPHMTKRLMEQWYAQKAAEQFAQSLERCWPKIARYGYHKPSIVIQRMEKRWGSLSENGTLTLNVELVKASKECIDYVMIHELCHLKHHDHSADFYQLLAALLPEWRHLKQKLELRLA